TTTGGAACTCGGTCTTACAGAAATGGGTTGCGAAGTAATTGATATTGGACAGTGCGGTACAGAAATGATTTATTTCGCTACAGCACATCTTGGATTAGATGGCGGTATCATGATTACAGCTAGCCACAATCCAAAAGAATACAATGGCTTAAAATTAGTTCGCAAAGAAGCTCGTCCAATAAGTGGAGATACAGGTCTTAAAGATATTGAAGCAAAAGTTATGGCTGGCGATTTAGGCACTAAAGCTGAAACTCCAGCAAAAGTAGTTGAAGTTGACATCATGAAAGATTATATCGACCATCTTTTAACATATGTTGACCTCAGCGAATTAAAACCACTTAAAGTTGTAGTAAACTCTGGTAATGGTGCAGCTGGCCCAATTATCGATGAACTTGAAAAACGCTTGCCATTCAACTTCATTAAAGTTCATAATACACCAGATGGTTCTTTCCCTAACGGTGTACCAAATCCTATTTTACAAGAAAATCGTGAAGCAACTGCAAAAGTTGTACGTGAAGAAAAAGCTGATCTTGGTGTAGCTTTTGATGGTGACTTTGACCGTTGCTTTATTTTCGATGAAAATGGAGATATGATTGAAGGTTACTATATTGTAGGCTTCTTAGCAAAAGCATTCCTCAACAAAAATCCTGGAGCTAAAATTATTTATGACCCTCGCCTCATCTGGAATACAATTGAAATTGTAGAAGAAGCTGGCGGAACTCCTATCATGTGCAAGAGTGGTCATGCGTTCATTAAAGACCGTATGCGTAAAGAAGATGCTGTTTATGGTGGCGAAATGTCCGCACATAACTATTTCAAAGAATTTTCTTTCTGCGATAGCGGTATGATTACATGGCTCTTAGTTGCAGAATTATTATCTCAATCCGGTAGTGCAATGTCTGCTCTTATTAAAGAACGTATGGAACGTTATCCAATCAGTGGTGAAATCAATAGCACAGTTGCTGACCCTAAAGGTGTTATGGCTACTATTGAAGCTAAATATGGCCCTACTGGTGAAGTTACAAAAGTTGACGGTTTGAGTGTAGATTATGCTGATTGGAGATTTAATTTACGTATTTCCAATACAGAACCAGTTATTCGTTTAAATGTAGAAACTCGTGGCGATAAAGCATTACTCAAAGAAAAAACAGAAGAGTTATTAGCTGTTATTCGTGCTTAATTGTAGTTTTTCGTATTTTAACGTTAAGTATGATATAATGAAACTGTCCAAATATTATTTTATGATTTTTGGATAGTTTCATTTGACTGTATAATTTAAGGGGGAACTCAAGAAATGAGTCTAAAATTAAAATCTGGCTTTACTTTTGATTATGATAATTTATTTGGTGAAGGTAAAGTTACTAAAGCAGATATTGAAGCATTTAGCGATAAATTAAAAGAAGCGCATAAAGCTATGAATGTAATGCGTGAAACAGGCTATATTAAAGGCCATTTATCCAAAGACGGACAGCCTGAAAAAGTATGGTTCAGCCAATGCCCATACATT
The window above is part of the Megamonas hypermegale genome. Proteins encoded here:
- a CDS encoding phosphomannomutase/phosphoglucomutase, whose product is MELKSTAFKAYDIRGKVPEEVNEELAYRIGRVFPTLFNAKRVAVGHDIRLSGPAIQRALELGLTEMGCEVIDIGQCGTEMIYFATAHLGLDGGIMITASHNPKEYNGLKLVRKEARPISGDTGLKDIEAKVMAGDLGTKAETPAKVVEVDIMKDYIDHLLTYVDLSELKPLKVVVNSGNGAAGPIIDELEKRLPFNFIKVHNTPDGSFPNGVPNPILQENREATAKVVREEKADLGVAFDGDFDRCFIFDENGDMIEGYYIVGFLAKAFLNKNPGAKIIYDPRLIWNTIEIVEEAGGTPIMCKSGHAFIKDRMRKEDAVYGGEMSAHNYFKEFSFCDSGMITWLLVAELLSQSGSAMSALIKERMERYPISGEINSTVADPKGVMATIEAKYGPTGEVTKVDGLSVDYADWRFNLRISNTEPVIRLNVETRGDKALLKEKTEELLAVIRA